In one window of Streptomyces griseus subsp. griseus DNA:
- a CDS encoding SigE family RNA polymerase sigma factor: MNALHSTGSSAVATRLHDVGRNTEKSGAMSVMNVRGCVRSAGRPYLPSQSAAEQPRTTYMTVVDAPTGESTGENGGSAYGEVTGDRPRTETEGAEAAFTAYVQERRASLYATAYHLTGDRFEAEDLLQSALFSTYRAWDRISDKAAVGGYLRRTMTNLHISAWRRRKLNEYPTEELPETVGDMDAMRGTELRAVLWQALARLPELQRTMLVLRYYEGRTDPEIASILDISVGTVKSSIWRSLRRLREDEVLSFGRDEQESFGELVA, translated from the coding sequence ATGAACGCACTGCACAGCACCGGCTCAAGCGCAGTTGCGACGCGTCTCCACGATGTCGGCCGGAACACGGAGAAGTCCGGTGCGATGAGCGTGATGAACGTGCGGGGGTGCGTTCGGAGCGCGGGGCGTCCGTACCTGCCGTCGCAGTCGGCCGCGGAGCAGCCGCGTACGACGTACATGACGGTGGTCGACGCCCCCACGGGGGAAAGCACGGGGGAGAACGGGGGAAGCGCGTACGGGGAGGTCACGGGGGACCGCCCCCGGACGGAGACCGAGGGAGCCGAAGCGGCGTTCACGGCCTACGTCCAGGAGCGGCGGGCCTCCCTGTACGCCACCGCCTACCACCTGACCGGCGACCGGTTCGAGGCCGAGGACCTGCTGCAGAGCGCCCTCTTCTCGACCTACCGGGCGTGGGACAGGATCAGCGACAAGGCGGCGGTCGGCGGCTATCTGCGCCGCACCATGACCAACCTGCACATCAGCGCCTGGCGCAGGCGCAAGCTGAACGAATACCCGACCGAGGAGCTGCCGGAGACGGTGGGCGACATGGACGCGATGCGCGGCACGGAGCTGCGGGCGGTGCTCTGGCAGGCACTGGCCCGGCTGCCCGAACTCCAGCGCACGATGCTGGTCCTGCGGTACTACGAGGGCCGCACCGACCCGGAGATCGCGTCGATCCTCGACATCAGTGTCGGCACGGTGAAGTCCAGCATCTGGCGGTCCCTCCGCCGGCTGCGCGAGGACGAGGTCCTCAGCTTCGGCCGTGACGAGCAGGAGTCCTTCGGCGAGCTGGTGGCCTGA
- a CDS encoding uridine kinase: MTLDTNRRPGWSPARVNASHFCSVSSRSLPIPTRVVLLAGPSGSGKSVLAARTGLPVLRLDDFYKEHDDPTLPRVPGSTDIDWDSAASWDADAAVAAIAELCRSGRTDVPVYDIATSSRTGREGFHIERSPLFVAEGIFAADIVGRCQELGLLADALCLRGRPSTTFRRRLVRDLREGRKSVPFLLRRGWRLMRAERRIVARQTALGAYPCAKDEALGRLAAAAAGRCRRVTVPE; the protein is encoded by the coding sequence GTGACGCTGGATACCAACAGGAGGCCCGGGTGGTCCCCTGCGCGGGTCAATGCCTCACACTTCTGTTCTGTGAGTTCCCGTTCCCTCCCGATCCCGACCCGCGTCGTGCTGCTCGCGGGCCCCTCCGGCTCCGGCAAGTCCGTCCTGGCCGCCCGCACCGGCCTCCCGGTGCTGCGCCTGGACGACTTCTACAAGGAGCACGACGACCCGACGCTGCCCCGGGTCCCGGGCTCCACGGACATCGACTGGGACTCCGCCGCGTCCTGGGACGCGGACGCGGCGGTGGCGGCCATCGCCGAGCTGTGCCGGTCCGGCCGTACGGACGTTCCGGTGTACGACATCGCCACCAGCTCCCGTACGGGCCGTGAGGGCTTCCACATCGAGCGCTCGCCGCTCTTCGTGGCCGAGGGCATCTTCGCGGCCGACATCGTGGGCCGCTGCCAGGAACTGGGCCTGCTGGCGGACGCGCTCTGCCTGCGCGGCCGTCCCTCCACCACGTTCCGCCGCCGCCTGGTCCGGGACCTGCGCGAGGGACGCAAGTCGGTCCCGTTCCTGCTCCGCCGAGGCTGGCGCCTGATGCGGGCCGAACGCCGCATCGTGGCCCGCCAGACGGCGCTGGGGGCGTATCCGTGCGCCAAGGACGAGGCGCTGGGCAGACTGGCGGCAGCGGCGGCGGGGCGGTGCCGACGGGTGACGGTGCCGGAGTAG
- a CDS encoding aldehyde dehydrogenase family protein, which produces MSEQNRLGVFKTYKLYVGGKFPRSESGRVYEVTDSKGQWLANAPQSSRKDARDAVVAARKAFGGWSGATAYNRGQVLYRVAEMLEGRKEQFVREVAASEGLSKSKAAAVVDASIDRWVWYAGWTDKIGQISGGANPVAGPFFNLSTPEPTGVVAVLAPQGSSLLGLVSVIAPVIATGNTAVVIASADAPLPALSLGEVLATSDVPGGVVNILSGATAELAAPLAAHQDVNAIDLTGAGPELAKELEIAAADNLKRVLRPLPAEADGSDVSTDWSAAPGTHRLTAFLETKTVWHPTGALGASGSSY; this is translated from the coding sequence ATGTCTGAGCAGAACCGACTTGGCGTCTTCAAGACCTACAAGCTGTACGTGGGGGGCAAGTTCCCCCGCTCCGAGAGCGGCCGGGTGTACGAGGTGACGGACTCCAAGGGCCAGTGGCTCGCCAACGCGCCGCAGTCCTCGCGCAAGGACGCGCGTGACGCCGTCGTGGCCGCGCGGAAGGCGTTCGGCGGCTGGTCGGGGGCGACGGCGTACAACCGCGGCCAGGTCCTCTACCGCGTCGCCGAGATGCTGGAGGGCCGCAAGGAGCAGTTCGTCCGCGAGGTGGCGGCCTCCGAGGGGCTGTCGAAGTCCAAGGCGGCGGCCGTGGTGGACGCGTCGATCGACCGCTGGGTCTGGTACGCGGGCTGGACCGACAAGATCGGGCAGATCTCGGGCGGGGCGAACCCGGTCGCGGGCCCGTTCTTCAACCTCTCCACCCCGGAGCCGACGGGTGTGGTCGCGGTCCTCGCGCCGCAGGGGTCCTCGCTGCTGGGCCTGGTCTCGGTGATCGCCCCGGTGATCGCGACCGGCAACACGGCGGTCGTCATCGCCTCGGCCGACGCCCCGCTGCCCGCGCTCTCGCTGGGCGAGGTGCTGGCCACCTCGGACGTCCCCGGCGGTGTGGTCAACATCCTGTCGGGCGCCACGGCGGAGCTGGCGGCCCCGCTCGCCGCCCACCAGGACGTGAACGCGATCGACCTCACCGGCGCCGGCCCGGAGCTGGCCAAGGAGCTGGAGATCGCGGCGGCGGACAACCTGAAGCGGGTCCTGCGCCCGCTGCCCGCCGAGGCGGACGGCTCGGACGTGTCCACCGACTGGTCGGCCGCGCCCGGCACGCACCGGCTGACGGCGTTCCTGGAGACCAAGACGGTCTGGCACCCGACGGGTGCACTGGGGGCGTCGGGGTCGTCGTACTGA
- a CDS encoding aldehyde dehydrogenase family protein, translated as MASAFEYAPAPESRSVVDIAPSYGLFIDGEFTEAADGKVFKTVSPSTEEVLSEVAQAGAADVDRAVKAAQKAFEKWSALPGSERAKYLFRIARIIQERSRELAVLETLDNGKPIRETRDADLPLVAAHFFYYAGWADKLDHAGYGASPRPLGVAGQVIPWNFPLLMLAWKIAPALATGNTVVLKPAETTPLSALFFADICRQAGLPKGVVNILTGYGDAGEAVVTHPDVNKVAFTGSTAVGKAIARSVAGTDKKVTLELGGKGANIVFDDAPIDQAVEGIVTGIFFNQGQVCCAGSRLLVQESVQDEVLDALKRRLSTLRLGDPLDKNTDIGAINSAEQLARITALVETGEAEGAERWSAPCALPSSGYWFPPTLFTDVTQAHTVARDEIFGPVLSVLSFRTPDEAVAKANNSQYGLSAGIWTEKGSRILAVADKLRAGVVWANTFNKFDPTSPFGGYKESGYGREGGRHGLEAYLDV; from the coding sequence ATGGCATCCGCATTCGAGTACGCACCGGCGCCGGAGTCCCGTTCCGTCGTCGACATCGCCCCGTCCTACGGGCTGTTCATCGACGGTGAGTTCACCGAGGCGGCCGACGGCAAGGTCTTCAAGACCGTCTCGCCGAGCACCGAGGAGGTGCTCTCCGAGGTCGCGCAGGCGGGCGCGGCGGACGTGGACCGGGCCGTGAAGGCGGCCCAAAAGGCGTTCGAGAAGTGGTCGGCGCTGCCCGGCTCCGAGCGCGCCAAGTACCTGTTCCGGATCGCCCGGATCATCCAGGAGCGCAGCCGTGAGCTGGCCGTCCTGGAGACCCTCGACAACGGTAAGCCGATCAGGGAGACCCGCGACGCGGACCTCCCGCTGGTCGCCGCGCACTTCTTCTACTACGCGGGCTGGGCCGACAAGCTGGACCACGCGGGATACGGGGCCAGCCCCCGGCCGCTGGGTGTGGCGGGCCAGGTCATCCCGTGGAACTTCCCGCTGCTGATGCTGGCGTGGAAGATCGCCCCGGCGCTCGCCACGGGCAACACGGTGGTGCTTAAGCCGGCCGAGACGACTCCGCTCTCCGCCCTCTTCTTCGCGGACATCTGCCGTCAGGCGGGACTCCCCAAGGGTGTCGTCAACATCCTCACGGGTTACGGGGACGCGGGCGAGGCTGTCGTCACGCACCCGGACGTCAACAAGGTCGCCTTCACCGGTTCGACCGCCGTCGGCAAGGCCATCGCGCGCTCGGTCGCGGGCACCGACAAGAAGGTCACGCTGGAGCTGGGCGGCAAGGGCGCCAACATCGTCTTCGACGATGCCCCCATCGACCAGGCCGTCGAGGGCATCGTCACCGGCATCTTCTTCAACCAGGGCCAGGTCTGCTGCGCGGGCTCCCGGCTGCTGGTCCAGGAGTCGGTGCAGGACGAGGTGCTGGACGCGCTGAAGCGGAGGCTCTCGACGCTGCGCCTCGGCGACCCGCTGGACAAGAACACCGACATCGGCGCGATCAACTCCGCCGAGCAGCTCGCCCGGATCACCGCCTTGGTGGAGACCGGCGAGGCGGAGGGCGCGGAGCGCTGGAGCGCGCCCTGCGCACTGCCGTCGTCGGGTTACTGGTTCCCGCCGACGCTGTTCACCGACGTCACGCAGGCCCACACGGTCGCCCGTGACGAGATCTTCGGCCCGGTGCTCTCCGTGCTCTCGTTCCGTACCCCGGACGAGGCGGTCGCCAAGGCCAACAACAGCCAGTACGGCCTCTCGGCGGGCATCTGGACGGAGAAGGGCTCCCGCATCCTCGCGGTCGCCGACAAGCTCCGCGCGGGCGTCGTCTGGGCCAACACGTTCAACAAGTTCGACCCGACGTCGCCGTTCGGCGGCTACAAGGAGTCGGGCTACGGCCGCGAGGGCGGCCGCCACGGCCTGGAGGCGTACCTCGATGTCTGA
- the deoC gene encoding deoxyribose-phosphate aldolase, translating to MPTTAPAFSDATASDSALRRFLFGLPGVDAVGLEARAAALGTRSIKTTAKAYAIDLAISMIDLTTLEGADTPGKVRALAAKAVHPDPLDRTTPRTAAVCVYPDMVATATAALAGSGVKVASVATAFPAGRAALDVKLADVRDAVAAGADEIDMVIDRGAFLSGRFLKVYEEIVAVKAECGTARLKVIFETGELSTYDNIRRASWLGMLAGADFIKTSTGKVATNATPANTLLMLEAVRDFRAQTGVQIGVKPAGGIRTTKDAVKFLVLVNETAGEDWLDNHWFRFGASSLLNDLLMQRQKLSTGRYSGPDYVTVD from the coding sequence ATGCCCACCACTGCTCCCGCATTCTCCGACGCGACGGCGTCCGACAGTGCGCTGCGCCGCTTCCTCTTCGGGCTGCCCGGCGTCGACGCCGTCGGCCTCGAAGCGCGCGCCGCCGCCCTCGGAACCCGTTCGATCAAGACGACGGCCAAGGCGTACGCCATCGATCTCGCGATCTCAATGATCGACCTGACGACGCTGGAAGGCGCGGACACCCCGGGCAAGGTCCGGGCTCTCGCCGCCAAGGCCGTCCACCCCGACCCGCTCGACCGCACGACCCCGCGCACCGCCGCGGTCTGCGTCTACCCCGACATGGTGGCGACCGCCACCGCCGCGCTCGCCGGTTCCGGTGTGAAGGTGGCGTCCGTGGCGACCGCCTTCCCGGCCGGCCGTGCCGCGCTGGACGTCAAGCTCGCGGACGTCCGCGACGCCGTGGCGGCCGGGGCCGACGAGATCGACATGGTGATCGACCGGGGTGCCTTCCTCTCCGGCCGCTTCCTGAAGGTCTACGAGGAGATCGTGGCCGTGAAGGCCGAGTGCGGGACCGCCCGCCTCAAGGTGATCTTCGAGACCGGCGAGCTCTCCACGTACGACAACATCCGCCGCGCCTCCTGGCTCGGGATGCTGGCGGGCGCGGACTTCATCAAGACCTCGACCGGCAAGGTGGCCACCAACGCCACCCCCGCCAACACGCTGCTGATGCTGGAGGCCGTCCGCGACTTCCGGGCACAGACCGGCGTACAGATCGGTGTGAAGCCGGCCGGCGGGATCCGCACGACCAAGGACGCGGTCAAGTTCCTGGTGCTGGTGAACGAGACGGCGGGTGAGGACTGGCTGGACAACCACTGGTTCCGGTTCGGCGCCTCCAGCCTCCTCAACGACCTGCTGATGCAGCGCCAGAAGCTCAGTACCGGCCGTTACTCCGGCCCCGATTACGTGACGGTGGACTGA
- a CDS encoding PH domain-containing protein: MTSPTPPAEPQFADRTYRSTSALVCGVLLLTLVVVMAGDALLRGDGQAPWLALAALLTAVPLIVAFTLRPVVSVNDERIRIRNPFRTIRLPWAEVADVRAGYSSELIAAGGTKYQLWAIPVSLRDRKKASRAAGRAPHKDAYGRFSPGAGTGADAHRHSAPPVAAADQTIMELRGLAEKAGDPAGGTTTGSVRWAYEVIAPAVVGVVLFVALWAIG, from the coding sequence ATGACGAGCCCCACACCCCCCGCAGAGCCGCAGTTCGCCGACCGGACCTACCGCTCGACATCCGCGCTGGTCTGCGGAGTGCTGCTTCTCACCCTGGTCGTCGTGATGGCCGGGGACGCCCTGCTCCGGGGTGACGGACAGGCGCCCTGGCTGGCCCTGGCCGCCCTCCTCACCGCTGTGCCGCTGATCGTGGCGTTCACCCTGCGGCCCGTCGTCTCCGTGAACGACGAGCGGATCCGCATCCGCAACCCGTTCCGGACGATCCGGCTGCCCTGGGCCGAGGTCGCCGACGTCCGAGCCGGGTACTCCTCCGAGCTGATCGCCGCCGGCGGCACCAAGTACCAGCTGTGGGCCATCCCGGTCTCCCTGCGCGACCGCAAGAAGGCCTCGCGCGCCGCCGGCCGCGCGCCGCACAAGGACGCCTACGGCCGCTTCTCGCCCGGCGCCGGCACGGGCGCCGACGCCCATCGGCACAGCGCGCCGCCCGTCGCGGCCGCCGACCAGACGATCATGGAGCTGCGGGGGCTCGCGGAGAAGGCGGGTGACCCGGCGGGCGGGACCACGACGGGCTCGGTGCGCTGGGCGTACGAGGTGATCGCACCGGCCGTCGTGGGGGTGGTGCTGTTCGTGGCGCTGTGGGCGATCGGCTGA
- a CDS encoding purine-nucleoside phosphorylase — MNASVIPDNIQGDPYAAAAGAAARLRELTGAETHDVALVMGSGWAPAGEALGAPEAEFPVTALPGFPAPAVEGHGGTVRSYKIGDKRALVFLGRTHYYEGRGVAAVAHGVRTAVAAGCGTVVLTNGCGGLREGMRPGQPVLISDHINLTATSPIVGANFVDLTDLYSPRLRALCKEIDGTLEEGVYVQFPGPHYETPAEINMVRVMGGDLVGMSTVLEAIAAREAGAEVLGLSLVTNLAAGLSGEPLNHEEVLQAGRDSATRMGALLARVLERI, encoded by the coding sequence GTGAACGCATCAGTTATTCCGGACAACATCCAGGGCGACCCGTACGCAGCCGCTGCCGGGGCCGCCGCCCGCCTGCGCGAGCTGACCGGCGCCGAGACCCATGACGTCGCCCTGGTCATGGGCTCCGGCTGGGCACCCGCGGGCGAAGCACTCGGCGCCCCGGAGGCCGAGTTCCCCGTCACCGCGCTCCCCGGCTTCCCAGCGCCCGCGGTCGAGGGCCACGGCGGCACGGTCCGCTCGTACAAGATCGGCGACAAGCGCGCGCTGGTCTTCCTCGGCCGCACGCACTACTACGAGGGCCGCGGCGTCGCCGCCGTCGCCCACGGAGTCCGTACGGCGGTGGCCGCGGGCTGCGGGACCGTCGTCCTGACCAACGGCTGCGGCGGGCTGCGCGAGGGCATGCGCCCCGGGCAGCCGGTGCTGATCAGCGACCACATCAACCTGACGGCGACCTCGCCGATCGTGGGCGCCAACTTCGTCGACCTGACCGATCTGTACTCGCCGCGTCTGCGCGCGCTGTGCAAGGAGATCGACGGCACCCTCGAAGAGGGCGTGTACGTCCAGTTCCCCGGCCCGCACTACGAGACCCCGGCCGAGATCAACATGGTCCGGGTCATGGGCGGCGACCTGGTCGGCATGTCCACGGTCCTGGAGGCCATCGCGGCCCGCGAGGCCGGCGCCGAGGTGCTGGGCCTCTCCCTGGTCACCAACCTGGCGGCTGGCCTCTCCGGCGAGCCCCTGAACCACGAGGAAGTCCTCCAGGCGGGCCGCGACTCGGCCACGCGGATGGGCGCCCTGCTGGCCCGGGTGCTGGAGCGCATCTAG
- a CDS encoding gamma-glutamylcyclotransferase — translation MSLYAAYAGNLDARLMTRRAPHSPMRSTGWLNGWRLTFGGEQMGWEGALATVVEAPRSQVFVALYDLAPMDEDSMDRWEGVGLDIYRRMRVRVHTLDGEEPAWMYVLNGYEGGLPSARYLGEIADAAESAGAPHDYVMGLRKRPC, via the coding sequence ATGTCGCTCTACGCCGCGTACGCCGGCAACCTCGACGCGCGGCTCATGACCCGCCGCGCCCCGCATTCCCCGATGCGCAGCACCGGCTGGCTCAACGGCTGGCGGCTGACCTTCGGCGGGGAGCAGATGGGCTGGGAGGGGGCGCTGGCCACCGTGGTGGAGGCGCCGCGCTCCCAGGTCTTCGTCGCGCTGTACGACCTGGCCCCGATGGACGAGGACTCCATGGACCGCTGGGAGGGCGTCGGCCTCGACATCTACCGGCGGATGCGGGTCCGTGTGCACACCCTGGACGGCGAGGAGCCGGCCTGGATGTACGTGCTGAACGGATACGAGGGCGGCCTGCCCTCGGCGCGCTACCTCGGCGAGATCGCGGACGCGGCCGAGTCCGCCGGCGCCCCCCACGACTATGTGATGGGCCTGCGCAAGCGCCCCTGCTGA